GCCGGGGCGGCCATGGCGTCGGCGGATTCGATCGACATCACCCTCCATGGTGCCGGCGGCCACGGTTCACGGCCGGAGACCACCATTGATCAGGTCCTGATGGCCGCCGCAGCCACGGTACGCCTGCACACCCTCGTTTCGCGCAAGATCGCCGCCGCCGATTCCGCCGTGCTGACGGTGGGCCAGCTGCACGCCGGGACCAAGAACAACATCATTCCCGCCGAAGCCAGGCTTGGCCTCAGCCTTCGCACCTTCGATGACGCGGTCCGGCAAAAGTTGCTGGGGTCGATCGAACGGGTGGTCAAGGCGGAAGCGTCGGCGGCGGGTTCGGCGCAGGCGCCCACCATCACCTATGCCGAACATTTTCCTCTCACCATCAATGACGAAGGTGCAACGCTTCGAACGGCCGAGGCGTTTCGGCACGCCTTTGGCGCCGACAAGGTCATTGACCCCGGGCCGGTCTCCGGTAGCGAGGACGTTGGGGTGCTGGCCACCGCCGCCGGAGTGCCGCTGGTGTTCTGGTTCCTTGGCGGGATGGACCCGGCGGCCTTCGGGACATGGGCAGCCACGGGCAGGATGCCCGAAGACATACCCTCAAACCATTCACCTCTCTTTGCGCCGCGGATCCAGCCGACCCTGGACGCGGGCGTCCAGGCGCTCGTCACCGCCGCACGCGAATGGCTCGCGTCCGCCTGACCCGGGCGGCCTGTCCCGGGCAGCCATGACAGGGGCGGTCATGACACCGGTCATTGGGAAAATAAATATTCCTAGACAAATAAATTATTCGGTG
This genomic stretch from Arthrobacter dokdonellae harbors:
- a CDS encoding amidohydrolase; the encoded protein is MSIDIEALYRDLHAHPELSFQEHRTAGIVAGHLQALGLAVHSGIGRTGVVGVLSNGAGLTVLLRADMDGLPVEEATGLEYASRVRGRDHDGNDVPVMHACGHDVHVACLVGAVERLANDLSGWSGTVVALIQPAEEWGGGAAAMVEDQLFDRIPAPNVVLGQHVAPFPAGWIGLRAGAAMASADSIDITLHGAGGHGSRPETTIDQVLMAAAATVRLHTLVSRKIAAADSAVLTVGQLHAGTKNNIIPAEARLGLSLRTFDDAVRQKLLGSIERVVKAEASAAGSAQAPTITYAEHFPLTINDEGATLRTAEAFRHAFGADKVIDPGPVSGSEDVGVLATAAGVPLVFWFLGGMDPAAFGTWAATGRMPEDIPSNHSPLFAPRIQPTLDAGVQALVTAAREWLASA